One part of the Homo sapiens chromosome 19, GRCh38.p14 Primary Assembly genome encodes these proteins:
- the KLC3 gene encoding kinesin light chain 3 — protein sequence MSVQVAAPGSAGLGPERLSPEELVRQTRQVVQGLEALRAEHHGLAGHLAEALAGQGPAAGLEMLEEKQQVVSHSLEAIELGLGEAQVLLALSAHVGALEAEKQRLRSQARRLAQENVWLREELEETQRRLRASEESVAQLEEEKRHLEFLGQLRQYDPPAESQQSESPPRRDSLASLFPSEEEERKGPEAAGAAAAQQGGYEIPARLRTLHNLVIQYAGQGRYEVAVPLCRQALEDLERSSGHCHPDVATMLNILALVYRDQNKYKEATDLLHDALQIREQTLGPEHPAVAATLNNLAVLYGKRGRYREAEPLCQRALEIREKVLGADHPDVAKQLNNLALLCQNQGKFEDVERHYARALSIYEALGGPHDPNVAKTKNNLASAYLKQNKYQQAEELYKEILHKEDLPAPLGAPNTGTAGDAEQALRRSSSLSKIRESIRRGSEKLVSRLRGEAAAGAAGMKRAMSLNTLNVDAPRAPGTQFPSWHLDKAPRTLSASTQDLSPH from the exons ATGTCTGTGCAGGTAGCGGCTCCTGGAAGTGCAGGGCTGGGCCCAGAGCGCCTGAGCCCTGAGGAGCTGGTGCGGCAGACGCGGCAAGTGGTCCAGGGGCTGGAGGCGCTGCGGGCAGAGCACCATGGCCTGGCTGGGCACCTGGCGGAGGCCCTGGCGGGACAGGGCCCGGCAGCCGGCTTGGAGATGCTGGAGGAAAAGCAGCAGGTGGTGAGCCACTCGCTGGAGGCCATCGAGCTGGGGCTGGGCGAGGCCCAG GTGCTGCTGGCCCTGTCGGCACATGTGGGTGCACTGGAGGCAGAGAAGCAGCGGCTGCGCTCGCAGGCCCGGCGGCTGGCCCAGGAGAACGTGTGGCTGCGGGAGGAACTGGAGGAGACGCAGCGGCGGCTTCGGGCCAGCGAGGAGTCCGTGGCCcagctggaggaggagaagcGCCACCTGGAGTTCCTGGGGCAGCTGCGACAGTACGACCCACCGGCGGAGAGCCAG CAGTCTGAGTCCCCGCCTCGCCGAGACAGCCTGGCCTCCCTGTTCCCCAgcgaggaggaggagaggaaag GTCCTGAGGCCGCAGGAGCAGCAGCTGCTCAGCAGGGTGGCTATGAGATCCCTGCCCGCCTTCGGACCCTGCATAACCTCGTGATCCAGTACGCGGGGCAGGGCCGCTATGAGGTGGCGGTGCCTCTGTGCCGCCAGGCCTTGGAGGACCTGGAGCGCAGCTCGGGCCACTGCCACCCTGACGTGGCCACCATGCTCAACATCCTGGCGCTGGTGTACCG GGACCAGAACAAGTACAAAGAAGCCACAGACCTTCTCCATGATGCCCTGCAGATCCGGGAGCAGACGCTGGGCCCTGAGCACCCCGCG GTGGCCGCCACGCTCAACAACTTGGCTGTCCTCTATGGGAAGCGTGGGCGTTACCGGGAGGCAGAGCCCCTGTGCCAGCGCGCTTTGGAGATCCGAGAGAAG GTCCTGGGTGCTGACCACCCAGATGTGGCCAAGCAGCTCAACAACCTGGCCCTGCTGTGCCAGAACCAGGGCAAGTTTGAGGACGTGGAGCGGCACTATGCCCGGGCCCTGAGCATCTATGAGGCACTGGGCGGGCCCCATGACCCCAACGTGGCCAAGACCAAGAACAACCTG GCCTCAGCCTACCTGAAACAGAACAAGTATCAACAAGCGGAAGAGCTGTACAAAGAAATCCTCCACAAGGAGGACCTACCCGCCCCTCTCG GTGCCCCCAACACAGGCACAGCTGGTGACGCAGAACAG GCCCTTCGCCGCAGCAGCTCACTCTCCAAGATCCGTGAGTCTATCAGGCGAGGAAGTGAGAAGCTGGTCTCCCGGCTCCGAGGCGAGGCGGCGGCAGGAGCAGCCGG AATGAAGAGAGCCATGTCACTCAACACACTGAACGTGGATGCTCCAAGGGCTCCTGGGACTCAG TTTCCCAGCTGGCACCTGGACAAGGCCCCTCGGACCCTCAGCGCCAGCACCCAGGACCTGAGCCCCCACTAA